From Skermanella sp. TT6, a single genomic window includes:
- a CDS encoding hybrid-cluster NAD(P)-dependent oxidoreductase, producing the protein MTDAPVLEISAEDALASQVTRELPGWDPEIDDVLVCRQVRDETHDVRTFVFSAREPRLFRYKPGQFITLDLPIGGQVINRCYTISSAPTRGHLISITVKRVPGGPVSNWLHDTLKPGMELRAVGPLGDFTTIDHPAPKYLFLSGGSGITPLMSMARTYHDLAQDRDIVFVHSARSPADIIFRTELDLMARNLPRFSTAYVCETTDTERAWSGFRGRLTLPMLRLIAPDLPERTVFTCGPAPYMAAVRAMLAEAGFDMRRYHEESFDFAALAEAQPDAAAASTVVPVPPPEAVARTFRVEFAKSGRVIECDAGTSILTAARVAGMRLPSSCTKGLCGTCKSKLVAGTVDMKHGGGIRQREIDAGQVLLCCSKPTSDVVVDR; encoded by the coding sequence ATGACCGACGCACCTGTCCTGGAGATTTCCGCGGAAGACGCCCTGGCGTCCCAGGTCACCCGGGAGCTGCCGGGATGGGACCCGGAGATCGACGACGTCCTGGTCTGCCGGCAGGTCCGGGACGAGACCCATGACGTCAGGACCTTCGTCTTCTCGGCGCGCGAGCCGCGCCTGTTCCGCTACAAGCCGGGCCAGTTCATCACCCTGGACCTGCCGATCGGCGGGCAGGTGATCAACCGCTGTTACACGATCTCGTCCGCGCCGACACGGGGCCACCTGATCTCGATCACGGTCAAGCGGGTGCCGGGCGGCCCCGTCTCCAACTGGCTTCACGACACCTTGAAGCCGGGGATGGAGCTGCGCGCGGTCGGTCCGCTGGGGGACTTCACGACGATCGACCATCCGGCGCCGAAATACCTGTTCCTGTCCGGCGGCAGCGGCATCACGCCGCTGATGTCGATGGCACGGACCTATCACGACCTGGCCCAGGACCGGGACATCGTCTTCGTCCACAGCGCCCGCAGCCCCGCCGACATCATCTTCCGGACCGAGCTGGACCTGATGGCGCGCAACCTGCCCCGGTTCTCGACCGCCTACGTGTGCGAGACGACCGACACCGAGCGCGCCTGGAGCGGCTTCCGGGGCCGGCTGACCCTGCCGATGCTGCGGCTGATCGCGCCGGACCTGCCGGAGCGGACGGTCTTCACCTGCGGCCCGGCGCCCTACATGGCGGCGGTCCGGGCGATGCTGGCCGAGGCCGGCTTCGACATGCGGCGCTACCACGAGGAGAGCTTCGATTTCGCGGCCCTGGCCGAGGCCCAGCCCGACGCGGCGGCGGCTTCGACGGTGGTGCCGGTGCCGCCCCCCGAGGCGGTCGCGCGCACTTTCCGGGTGGAATTCGCGAAGTCCGGCCGGGTGATCGAATGCGACGCCGGGACGTCCATCCTGACCGCCGCCCGGGTGGCGGGCATGCGCCTGCCGTCGTCCTGCACCAAGGGCCTGTGCGGCACCTGCAAGAGCAAGCTGGTCGCCGGCACCGTGGACATGAAGCATGGCGGCGGCATCCGCCAGCGCGAGATCGACGCCGGGCAGGTGCTGCTGTGCTGCTCCAAGCCGACCAGCGACGTGGTGGTGGACCGGTAG
- a CDS encoding aromatic ring-hydroxylating oxygenase subunit alpha: MSTMVASSLESLLRRRKPGYSLEAPFYTSGEIFEADLDIIFRRHWIYVGVEPDVPEPGDCMVVDIGTASVIIARDDDMGLRAFHNVCRHRGARLVLDEKTTVGNIVCRYHQWTYGLDGSLLFAEHMGPGFDTGCHGLKKVHLRNVAGLIFICLAAEPPADIEDMARDLEPYIAPHDIANAKVVQQIDLVEEGNWKLTMENNRECYHCSVNHPELTIPLFAYGFGFAPDEVDEVGREQIARYDGLVRDLETRCEARGIGAREVDHLDDRVTGYRAQRLPIDQHGESQTMNTQVACRKLLGNLTDSKLGGLSVWTQPNSWHHFMSDHIVTFSVLPLSPERTLLRTKWLVHKDAVEGVDYDLRNLISVWAATNNQDGELVGYAQSGARSPAYEPGPYSVHTEMLVEKFTNWYVGRMSAHNAARAAGDGAR; encoded by the coding sequence ATGTCGACGATGGTTGCATCCTCTTTGGAAAGCCTGCTCCGGCGCCGCAAGCCGGGCTATAGCCTGGAAGCGCCGTTCTATACCAGCGGCGAGATCTTCGAAGCGGACCTCGACATCATCTTCCGGCGGCACTGGATCTATGTCGGCGTCGAGCCCGACGTGCCGGAGCCGGGCGACTGCATGGTGGTGGATATCGGAACCGCCTCGGTCATCATCGCCCGCGACGACGACATGGGCCTGCGGGCCTTCCACAATGTCTGCCGCCACCGGGGCGCCCGGCTGGTGCTGGACGAGAAGACGACGGTCGGCAACATCGTCTGCCGCTACCACCAGTGGACCTACGGCCTGGACGGCTCGCTGCTGTTCGCCGAGCACATGGGACCGGGCTTCGACACGGGGTGCCACGGCCTGAAGAAGGTCCACCTGCGCAACGTCGCCGGCCTGATCTTCATCTGCCTGGCCGCCGAGCCGCCGGCCGACATCGAGGACATGGCGCGCGACCTGGAGCCCTATATCGCGCCCCACGACATCGCCAACGCCAAGGTCGTCCAGCAGATCGACCTGGTCGAGGAGGGCAACTGGAAGCTCACGATGGAGAACAACCGTGAGTGCTACCACTGCTCGGTCAACCATCCCGAGCTGACCATCCCGCTGTTCGCCTACGGCTTCGGCTTTGCGCCGGACGAGGTGGACGAGGTCGGCCGCGAGCAGATCGCCCGCTACGACGGGCTGGTCCGCGACCTGGAGACCCGATGCGAGGCCCGGGGCATCGGCGCGCGGGAGGTCGACCATCTGGACGACCGGGTGACCGGCTATCGCGCCCAGCGCCTGCCGATCGATCAGCACGGCGAGTCCCAGACCATGAACACCCAGGTCGCCTGCCGGAAGCTGCTCGGCAATCTCACCGATTCCAAACTTGGCGGGCTGTCGGTCTGGACCCAGCCGAACTCCTGGCACCATTTCATGAGCGACCACATCGTGACCTTCTCGGTGCTGCCGCTGAGCCCGGAGCGCACGCTGCTGCGCACCAAGTGGCTGGTCCACAAGGACGCGGTCGAAGGCGTGGACTACGACCTGCGCAACCTGATCTCGGTCTGGGCCGCGACCAACAACCAGGACGGCGAGCTGGTCGGCTACGCCCAGTCGGGTGCCCGCAGCCCGGCCTACGAGCCCGGCCCCTATTCGGTCCATACCGAGATGCTGGTCGAGAAATTCACCAACTGGTATGTCGGCCGCATGTCGGCCCACAACGCCGCCCGCGCTGCGGGCGACGGCGCACGCTGA
- the pabB gene encoding aminodeoxychorismate synthase component I gives MIIREIPWRDPVPAFAPWASDPFAVLFDSAADGDARSRWSYLAVEPFRTILAGPGGVEADGRPVPGDPFAVLEAELARNPVAPGAGPAPWCGGAAGFLGYGLGRHLERLPGRHGDDLGLPDMAVGLYDVVVAFDHRERRCWITSLGGTGKLESVGARLEAAPQAPAEPPSAAGPWRAELTRAEYERRVGRVLDYIRAGDIFQANFTGRFTAGRPADLSAFDLYRRLRSLSPAPFAAHAACGPRLTLASASPERFLKLSADGRVETRPIKGTLPRGATAEEDARNARTLAASAKDRAENLMIVDLMRNDLGRVARTGSVTVPSLCALESFASVHHLVSVVEAQLRPGIGPVGLLRATFPGGSVTGAPKIRAMEIIDELEACRRGPYCGALAWIGFDGAMDSSILIRTLMVTPDRIAAHAGGGIVSDSDPAREYEEMLVKIAPLLRAVDPEWRAE, from the coding sequence ATGATCATCCGAGAGATCCCCTGGCGCGACCCCGTCCCGGCCTTCGCCCCCTGGGCGTCGGACCCCTTCGCGGTGCTGTTCGACAGTGCCGCGGACGGGGATGCCCGCAGCCGGTGGAGCTACCTGGCGGTCGAGCCCTTCCGCACGATCCTGGCCGGCCCGGGCGGCGTCGAGGCGGACGGGCGGCCGGTCCCGGGCGATCCCTTCGCCGTGCTGGAGGCCGAGCTGGCGCGGAACCCGGTGGCTCCCGGCGCGGGGCCGGCACCCTGGTGCGGCGGAGCGGCGGGATTCCTGGGCTATGGCCTGGGGCGGCACCTGGAACGCCTGCCCGGCCGGCACGGCGACGACCTCGGCCTCCCGGACATGGCGGTCGGCCTCTATGACGTCGTGGTCGCCTTCGACCACCGGGAGCGGCGCTGCTGGATCACGTCCCTCGGCGGTACCGGAAAGCTGGAGTCGGTGGGCGCACGATTGGAAGCCGCACCGCAGGCTCCCGCGGAACCGCCCTCCGCCGCCGGGCCGTGGCGGGCGGAGCTGACGCGGGCCGAGTACGAGCGGCGGGTCGGCCGGGTGCTGGACTATATCCGGGCCGGCGACATCTTCCAGGCGAACTTCACCGGCCGCTTCACCGCCGGCCGGCCGGCGGATCTGTCCGCCTTCGATCTGTACCGACGGCTGCGGTCCCTCAGCCCCGCGCCCTTCGCGGCCCATGCCGCCTGCGGCCCCCGGCTGACCCTGGCCAGCGCGTCGCCGGAACGGTTCCTGAAGCTGTCGGCCGATGGCCGTGTCGAGACAAGGCCGATCAAGGGCACCCTGCCGCGCGGCGCCACGGCGGAAGAGGACGCGCGCAATGCCCGCACCCTCGCCGCCAGCGCCAAGGACCGGGCCGAGAACCTGATGATCGTGGACCTGATGCGCAACGACCTGGGCCGGGTCGCCCGGACCGGCAGCGTCACGGTGCCCAGCCTGTGCGCGCTGGAGAGCTTCGCCAGCGTCCATCACCTGGTCTCCGTGGTGGAGGCGCAGCTTCGCCCCGGCATCGGCCCGGTCGGGCTGCTGCGCGCCACCTTTCCCGGCGGATCGGTCACCGGCGCGCCGAAGATCCGCGCCATGGAGATCATCGACGAGCTGGAGGCCTGCCGGCGCGGTCCCTATTGCGGTGCGCTGGCCTGGATCGGGTTCGACGGCGCCATGGACAGCAGCATCCTGATCCGCACCCTGATGGTGACGCCGGACCGCATCGCCGCCCATGCCGGCGGCGGCATCGTCTCCGACAGCGACCCGGCGCGGGAGTACGAGGAGATGCTGGTCAAGATCGCGCCGCTGCTGCGGGCGGTCGATCCGGAATGGAGGGCGGAATGA